In one Bacteroidales bacterium genomic region, the following are encoded:
- a CDS encoding RluA family pseudouridine synthase translates to MDEIDYISLRVLFEDNHLLVLNKRAGDIVQGDKTGTEPLLDKAKAYIKVKYNKPGNVYLGLPHRLDQPVTGAVIFSRTSKSLARLNQMLQDHEITKIYWAIVKNRPPVDEGTLIHFMSRNREKNKSYAFATPRKDSQRAELKYTLIASSEHYHLLEVELLTGRHHQIRSQLSISGCPIKGDLKYGAPRPNEDASIHLHARKLMFAHPVSGEALNIIAPVPSDPLWQYFENILG, encoded by the coding sequence ATGGATGAAATTGACTATATAAGCCTGCGTGTTCTTTTTGAGGACAATCATTTGCTCGTGTTAAACAAGCGTGCCGGCGATATTGTGCAGGGCGATAAAACAGGAACAGAACCCTTACTGGATAAAGCCAAAGCTTACATCAAAGTAAAATACAACAAACCCGGGAATGTTTATCTGGGCCTTCCGCACCGGCTCGATCAACCGGTAACCGGAGCGGTTATTTTTTCCCGCACTTCAAAATCCCTTGCACGCCTGAACCAAATGCTACAGGATCATGAGATCACAAAAATATATTGGGCCATTGTTAAGAACCGCCCACCGGTTGATGAAGGAACGTTAATTCATTTCATGTCGCGCAACCGGGAGAAAAATAAATCCTATGCTTTTGCCACTCCACGAAAAGATTCACAACGGGCAGAGCTAAAGTATACACTCATTGCCTCAAGCGAACATTACCATTTACTTGAAGTAGAATTGCTCACCGGTCGTCATCATCAAATCCGCTCACAACTTTCCATCAGTGGCTGCCCGATAAAGGGCGATCTGAAATACGGCGCCCCCCGCCCCAATGAGGATGCTTCAATTCACCTTCACGCCCGAAAGTTGATGTTTGCTCACCCAGTTTCAGGCGAAGCGCTCAATATCATAGCGCCGGTTCCATCCGATCCACTGTGGCAGTATTTTGAAAACATTCTTGGCTAA
- a CDS encoding DUF4249 family protein, producing the protein MKNYQRLILLLFIPLLWVSCETDFDLNAEWKDITVVYGILNQNEDTHYIRIQKAFLGQGNVLQMALEADSNLYPNNLDVVIQEWNDATLVRTLQLDTITIKDKESGIFFSSNQPLYFREATLNPNYKYKLVITNLSTNKVITSECELVGDFGITTPAANTQINFNIPTNPTKTFAWRPAKNAGRYQMIMRFNYLDVDVGTNDTIARHIEWFSPIVKSGNTSGGGDIEIRFTNETFFSMVETQIPKLENIIRYPVNVELIFYVAATDLSTYIEVNEPSSSLVQERPEYTNIENGLGVFSARYDKTSVHRIHFQTINRLMEMDGHNFQWVP; encoded by the coding sequence ATGAAAAACTACCAGCGCCTCATTCTTCTACTCTTCATCCCCTTGCTTTGGGTTTCGTGCGAAACTGATTTTGACCTCAATGCCGAATGGAAAGATATTACCGTAGTTTATGGTATTCTTAATCAAAATGAGGACACCCATTATATCAGGATCCAAAAGGCTTTTCTCGGACAGGGAAATGTATTGCAAATGGCGCTGGAAGCCGATTCAAATCTCTATCCGAACAATCTCGACGTGGTGATCCAGGAATGGAACGACGCTACCCTGGTTCGAACCCTGCAACTTGATACCATAACAATTAAGGACAAAGAATCCGGTATATTTTTCTCCTCTAATCAACCGCTGTATTTTAGAGAAGCAACTCTTAATCCGAACTATAAATATAAATTGGTAATTACCAATCTCAGTACTAATAAGGTAATTACATCGGAATGCGAACTAGTGGGCGATTTCGGCATAACCACACCGGCTGCGAATACCCAGATCAACTTTAATATTCCTACTAATCCGACAAAAACATTTGCCTGGAGACCGGCAAAAAATGCCGGACGCTACCAGATGATCATGCGTTTCAATTATCTGGATGTTGATGTGGGAACCAACGATACAATCGCAAGACATATTGAATGGTTCTCGCCCATAGTAAAATCAGGAAATACAAGTGGTGGTGGTGATATTGAGATCAGGTTCACCAACGAAACATTTTTCAGTATGGTTGAAACCCAAATCCCGAAACTTGAAAATATTATCCGTTACCCCGTAAATGTCGAACTCATTTTTTATGTGGCAGCCACCGACCTAAGCACTTATATTGAAGTGAATGAACCATCTTCGAGCCTGGTTCAGGAAAGACCGGAATATACAAATATTGAAAATGGCCTTGGTGTTTTCAGCGCCCGCTATGATAAGACTAGTGTGCACCGTATCCATTTCCAAACCATTAACCGGCTAATGGAAATGGATGGCCATAATTTCCAGTGGGTTCCTTAA
- the panB gene encoding 3-methyl-2-oxobutanoate hydroxymethyltransferase produces MTKVIARKVTTHVLQEMKLKGEKISMLTAYDFSMARLVEAAGIDVILVGDSASNVMAGHNSTLPITLDQMIYHGSSVVRAVTRAFVVVDMPFGTYQGNSKEALSSSIRIMKETGADAVKLEGGKEILESIDRILSAGIPVMGHLGLTPQSIHKFGTYVVRATEESEAKKLVEDAHLLEQSGCFALVLEKIPAKLGGDVANALKIPVIGIGAGRYVDGQVLVLHDMLGITQEFSPRFLRRYHNLSEEIQGSVRTYIKDIKSLEFPNEREQY; encoded by the coding sequence ATGACTAAAGTAATTGCCAGAAAAGTTACCACCCATGTGCTTCAGGAGATGAAGCTGAAAGGTGAAAAAATTTCAATGCTAACAGCCTATGATTTTTCAATGGCACGGCTTGTTGAGGCTGCCGGCATTGATGTGATCCTTGTTGGGGATTCCGCTTCAAATGTAATGGCAGGGCATAACAGTACGCTGCCTATTACGCTGGATCAGATGATCTATCATGGCAGTTCAGTTGTGAGGGCTGTAACAAGGGCGTTCGTGGTGGTTGATATGCCTTTTGGAACCTACCAGGGCAATTCAAAGGAAGCGCTGTCGTCATCTATCCGTATCATGAAAGAAACAGGCGCTGATGCTGTGAAACTTGAAGGCGGCAAAGAAATACTTGAATCCATTGACCGTATCCTCTCAGCAGGAATACCCGTGATGGGGCACCTGGGCCTGACACCCCAATCCATACACAAGTTTGGAACCTATGTGGTGAGGGCAACCGAAGAAAGCGAAGCAAAAAAACTTGTTGAAGATGCGCATCTTCTTGAACAATCGGGTTGTTTTGCGTTGGTACTTGAAAAAATACCAGCCAAACTAGGTGGAGATGTAGCCAATGCGTTAAAGATCCCTGTAATTGGCATTGGAGCAGGCAGGTACGTTGATGGGCAGGTGTTGGTTCTACATGATATGCTCGGGATCACACAGGAATTCTCACCAAGGTTTTTACGCCGCTATCATAATCTCAGTGAAGAAATTCAAGGTTCCGTGCGAACCTATATCAAGGACATTAAGTCACTGGAGTTTCCAAATGAAAGGGAGCAATATTGA
- the mutS gene encoding DNA mismatch repair protein MutS, which produces MVETPLMKQYYSIKAKYPDALLLFRVGDFYETFGEDAIKASKILGIVLTRRANGAASYVELAGFPHHALDTYLPKLVRSGLRVAICDQLEDPKLTKTIVKRGVTELVTPGVSYNDKTLDHKANNFLASIHLQPVTSGISFLDVSTGEFYLAEGSNEYIDKLLQAFQPSEIIIQKSKRHRFAELFGDKFYTNTFEDWVFTFDFAHELLLKHFKTVSLKGFGIDEQNQGTIAAGAALHYLAETHHDKVEHICKISRIEEENYVWLDKFTIRNLELISSVNENAATLLNVMDRTISPMGSRMMKRWIVLPLKNRKPIEERHEMVEFFIQHPEVVQVLNQQIKVIGDLERLISKVAVRRVNPREVVQLKRALDALIPIREVLASSGKAALKIIAEQLNPCTLISTRIEKEVQTEPPVQVQKGGVIADGVNSELDELRKLLYSGKDFLVQIQQREIQNTGIASLKIGYNNVFGYYLEVTNTHKNKVPPEWHRKQTLVNGERYITEELKVYEQKILGAEEKILALEQRLFDDLVLALSDYIEPVQLNASLIARLDCLLSFAAIAIENNYARPVMNDSWALDIRGGRHPVIEKHMPTGEEYIANDVYLDHETQQIMIITGPNMSGKSALLRQTALIVLMAQAGSFVPASEATLGVVDKIFTRVGASDNISSGESTFMVEMNETASILNNVSSRSLILLDEIGRGTSTYDGISIAWAIAEYLHEHPLFNPKILFATHYHELNEMAASFPRIKNFHVAVKELGNKVIFLRKLKPGGSEHSFGIHVARMAGIPSTVIDRANQLLKQLEQSHSHETLTSKGRKTGKQASDQYQLSFIQLNDPLLEQIREDILNTDINTLTPVEALMKLNEIRMLIGKK; this is translated from the coding sequence ATGGTTGAAACCCCCTTGATGAAGCAGTATTACTCCATCAAGGCGAAATATCCTGATGCATTGTTGCTTTTCAGGGTGGGCGATTTTTATGAAACCTTCGGCGAAGATGCCATCAAAGCCTCGAAAATACTTGGTATTGTACTCACAAGGCGGGCCAATGGCGCTGCTTCTTATGTTGAACTGGCCGGCTTTCCACATCATGCATTGGATACCTATTTACCGAAGCTGGTAAGATCGGGACTGCGGGTTGCCATTTGCGATCAGCTTGAAGACCCAAAGCTAACCAAGACAATAGTAAAGCGCGGAGTAACAGAACTTGTAACCCCCGGCGTTTCCTACAACGACAAAACGCTGGATCATAAGGCAAATAATTTCCTGGCCAGCATACATCTTCAACCTGTCACTTCCGGTATAAGTTTCCTGGATGTTTCCACCGGTGAGTTTTATCTTGCCGAAGGTTCGAACGAATATATTGATAAACTTCTTCAGGCTTTCCAACCCAGCGAAATCATCATTCAAAAAAGCAAACGCCATCGTTTTGCCGAACTATTTGGCGACAAGTTTTACACCAATACTTTTGAAGATTGGGTTTTTACCTTCGACTTTGCCCACGAACTCTTACTCAAACATTTCAAAACGGTATCCTTGAAAGGTTTTGGAATTGATGAGCAGAACCAGGGCACGATTGCTGCCGGTGCAGCGCTGCATTACCTCGCCGAAACACACCATGACAAGGTGGAACATATCTGCAAGATTTCGCGCATCGAAGAAGAAAACTACGTTTGGCTCGATAAATTCACGATCCGAAATCTTGAGCTGATCAGCTCAGTGAACGAAAATGCCGCTACTTTGCTCAATGTAATGGATCGAACCATTTCTCCGATGGGTTCGCGCATGATGAAACGCTGGATTGTGCTGCCGCTGAAAAACCGCAAGCCCATTGAGGAAAGACATGAAATGGTGGAGTTTTTCATTCAGCATCCGGAAGTTGTACAGGTTTTGAATCAGCAGATCAAAGTGATCGGCGACCTGGAGCGCCTGATTTCTAAAGTGGCAGTACGCCGTGTGAACCCCCGTGAAGTTGTGCAATTGAAGAGAGCGCTTGATGCGCTGATCCCGATCAGGGAAGTGTTGGCTTCATCAGGTAAGGCAGCGCTCAAAATTATTGCTGAGCAATTGAACCCCTGTACACTTATCAGCACCCGGATCGAAAAAGAGGTTCAAACAGAGCCTCCGGTGCAGGTTCAAAAAGGCGGTGTGATTGCCGATGGCGTGAATAGCGAACTTGATGAACTGCGCAAACTCTTGTATTCAGGAAAAGATTTTCTGGTTCAGATCCAACAGCGGGAAATTCAGAACACAGGTATAGCTTCACTGAAAATAGGCTACAACAACGTTTTTGGGTATTATCTTGAAGTTACCAACACGCATAAAAATAAAGTCCCGCCTGAATGGCACCGTAAGCAAACGCTGGTGAATGGCGAGCGCTATATTACTGAAGAACTTAAAGTTTACGAACAAAAAATTCTTGGCGCTGAGGAAAAGATCCTCGCTCTCGAGCAACGCTTGTTTGATGATTTGGTGCTGGCTCTTTCTGACTATATCGAACCGGTTCAGCTCAATGCATCGCTGATTGCCCGCCTTGATTGCCTGCTATCATTTGCTGCCATTGCTATTGAAAACAATTATGCACGGCCGGTAATGAATGATTCGTGGGCGCTGGACATTCGAGGAGGGCGGCACCCGGTGATCGAAAAACACATGCCAACAGGAGAAGAATACATTGCCAATGATGTTTACCTCGATCATGAAACCCAACAGATAATGATTATCACCGGGCCGAATATGTCCGGAAAATCGGCTTTGCTCAGGCAAACAGCGCTGATTGTGCTGATGGCGCAGGCCGGAAGTTTTGTTCCGGCCAGTGAAGCGACCCTCGGCGTAGTTGATAAGATTTTTACCCGGGTCGGAGCATCTGATAATATCTCGTCTGGTGAGTCCACTTTTATGGTGGAAATGAATGAAACAGCAAGCATTCTCAATAATGTTTCGAGCCGCAGCCTGATCCTGCTCGACGAGATAGGCCGTGGCACCAGCACCTACGATGGAATTTCCATTGCCTGGGCCATCGCAGAATATCTGCATGAGCATCCACTGTTCAACCCCAAAATCCTGTTTGCCACTCACTACCACGAGCTGAATGAAATGGCGGCTTCATTCCCGCGCATCAAGAATTTTCATGTGGCAGTAAAAGAACTTGGCAATAAAGTGATATTCCTGCGCAAGCTTAAGCCTGGCGGAAGCGAACACAGTTTCGGGATACATGTAGCCCGTATGGCAGGGATTCCTTCAACTGTAATAGATCGTGCGAACCAATTGCTGAAGCAACTGGAGCAATCGCACAGCCATGAAACACTTACAAGCAAGGGACGAAAAACAGGCAAACAAGCATCCGACCAATACCAGTTAAGCTTTATCCAACTGAATGATCCATTACTGGAACAAATCCGCGAAGACATTCTCAACACCGATATAAACACGCTCACACCGGTTGAGGCGCTGATGAAACTAAATGAGATCAGGATGTTGATTGGGAAGAAATGA